The Haladaptatus cibarius D43 genome includes a region encoding these proteins:
- the nagZ gene encoding beta-N-acetylhexosaminidase: MAENTSLPGVESAVSSLSLDEKVGQLFVAGFDGSTPTAEIEALIADRWLGGVIYFSRNVESPEQLRTLSRTLHGVVPDGAPPLFVSIDQEGGRVARLSWGTEQPSMMSFGAADDPALAARAGDAVGCELRALGIDMNLAPVLDVNNNPDNPVIGVRSFGERPDRVAELGAAFADGLQDASVVACGKHFPGHGDTVVDSHLDMPVIDHDRDRLDRVELRPFRRAIEAGIDAIMTTHVAFPAIADDERPATLSHRVVTGLLREELGFDGLVVTDCMEMSAIADGVGTVEGCVQAVEAGCDLICVSHTPSKQRAAIDAVGDAVTSGRIEESRIDRSVRRILRAKRTYDAGTVGDEAQWDAAAADCRTVARTVAERGVTLVRDDANNLPLSGEPVSVYEFDGGRGSLAEETRDADGALADALAEAGVTVDASVLASGETLTFESRASNGSTVVRTSDAAANPEQAAAVRNLAADTDVVVVATSNPYNLAAFPGVKTYLTTYDSTPLSLVAVADVLVGNREPTGRLPVTIPDQET; the protein is encoded by the coding sequence ATGGCTGAAAACACATCACTTCCCGGCGTCGAATCGGCCGTTTCGTCGCTGTCGCTCGACGAAAAGGTCGGCCAACTGTTCGTCGCGGGATTCGACGGAAGCACGCCGACGGCCGAAATCGAGGCACTTATCGCCGATCGCTGGCTCGGTGGCGTCATCTACTTCAGTCGGAACGTCGAGTCACCGGAACAACTACGGACGCTCTCGCGGACGCTACACGGGGTCGTCCCGGACGGCGCGCCGCCGCTGTTCGTGAGTATCGACCAAGAAGGCGGTCGCGTCGCACGACTCTCGTGGGGAACCGAACAGCCGAGCATGATGTCGTTCGGCGCGGCCGACGACCCCGCGCTCGCCGCGCGTGCTGGCGACGCCGTCGGCTGCGAACTGCGTGCGCTGGGCATCGATATGAACCTCGCACCGGTTCTCGACGTGAACAACAACCCCGACAACCCCGTCATCGGCGTCAGGTCGTTCGGCGAACGTCCTGACCGCGTCGCGGAACTGGGGGCCGCGTTCGCCGACGGGTTACAGGATGCAAGTGTCGTCGCCTGCGGGAAGCACTTCCCGGGCCACGGCGACACCGTGGTCGATTCGCACCTTGACATGCCCGTCATCGACCACGACCGCGACCGCCTCGACCGCGTCGAGCTCCGCCCCTTCCGCCGCGCCATTGAGGCCGGTATCGACGCCATCATGACGACCCACGTTGCGTTCCCGGCCATTGCGGACGACGAGCGCCCGGCAACGCTCTCGCATCGGGTCGTCACCGGACTCCTCCGCGAGGAACTGGGATTCGACGGACTCGTCGTCACGGACTGCATGGAGATGAGCGCCATCGCCGACGGCGTCGGGACGGTTGAAGGGTGCGTGCAGGCGGTTGAAGCGGGCTGTGACCTGATTTGTGTCTCACACACCCCATCGAAACAGCGCGCGGCCATCGACGCGGTCGGAGACGCCGTCACGTCGGGGCGCATCGAAGAGTCGCGCATCGACCGATCGGTGCGGCGAATCCTCCGCGCGAAGCGGACGTACGACGCGGGAACGGTTGGCGACGAGGCACAGTGGGACGCCGCCGCCGCGGACTGCCGCACCGTCGCGCGAACCGTCGCCGAGCGCGGCGTCACGCTTGTTCGCGACGATGCCAACAACCTCCCGCTCTCGGGCGAACCAGTCTCGGTCTACGAGTTCGATGGTGGCCGCGGGTCGCTCGCCGAGGAGACGCGGGACGCCGACGGTGCGCTCGCGGACGCACTTGCGGAAGCAGGCGTGACGGTAGACGCATCGGTTCTTGCTTCCGGCGAAACACTGACGTTTGAGTCTAGAGCGTCAAACGGTTCGACGGTCGTGCGCACGTCCGACGCCGCCGCGAATCCAGAGCAAGCGGCCGCGGTTCGCAACCTCGCGGCCGATACGGACGTGGTCGTCGTCGCAACCAGCAACCCCTACAACCTCGCCGCGTTCCCCGGCGTCAAGACATACCTGACGACGTACGACAGCACGCCCCTTTCGCTCGTCGCTGTCGCCGACGTTCTCGTCGGCAACAGGGAGCCAACCGGTCGGCTTCCGGTCACGATTCCCGATCAAGAGACGTAA
- a CDS encoding SDR family NAD(P)-dependent oxidoreductase, with product MNPSACDRSGDIAIVTGASNGIGRAIAQQLAAANATVVVADVDENGGERTVAAIEDDGGTAEFVRTDVSDATDVSTLVEATMDAHGSVDALVNNAGGSFDDGNPDRVTEETWNRIIDVNLKGQFLCARETLPAMVESGGGSMVHVSSVNARIGIGLAAYSMSKNGVLALSRIIATQYGRHGVRSNAVCPGSIITDASSEKLTTEGPVREEWLDQYPVGRFGRPEDVAAAVSFLTSEMASFITGTELVIDGGLTAGLDQRLETMMYDIDEPAARDY from the coding sequence ATGAACCCCAGTGCATGCGACCGGAGTGGAGACATCGCTATCGTCACGGGAGCCAGCAACGGTATCGGACGCGCCATCGCGCAGCAACTCGCGGCCGCGAACGCCACCGTGGTCGTCGCCGACGTGGACGAAAACGGCGGCGAGCGAACCGTCGCGGCCATCGAAGACGACGGCGGCACCGCCGAATTCGTCCGCACCGACGTGAGCGACGCGACCGACGTTTCGACGTTGGTCGAGGCGACGATGGATGCTCACGGGAGCGTGGACGCCCTCGTGAACAACGCCGGTGGCTCGTTCGACGACGGTAATCCCGACCGAGTGACCGAAGAGACGTGGAACCGAATCATCGACGTGAACCTCAAAGGTCAGTTCCTCTGCGCTCGGGAGACGCTCCCGGCGATGGTCGAGTCCGGCGGCGGGTCGATGGTTCACGTGTCGTCGGTCAACGCTCGGATAGGAATCGGCCTCGCCGCCTACTCCATGTCGAAAAACGGCGTCCTCGCGCTCTCCCGAATCATCGCGACGCAGTACGGCCGCCACGGCGTCCGCTCGAACGCGGTCTGCCCGGGGAGCATCATAACTGATGCGTCGAGCGAGAAGTTGACCACCGAGGGGCCGGTTCGGGAGGAGTGGCTCGACCAGTATCCGGTCGGTCGGTTCGGTCGTCCCGAAGACGTCGCCGCCGCCGTCTCGTTTCTGACGTCGGAGATGGCGTCGTTCATCACGGGAACCGAACTCGTCATCGACGGCGGCCTCACGGCCGGTCTCGACCAGCGACTCGAAACGATGATGTACGATATCGACGAGCCAGCAGCGCGCGATTACTGA
- a CDS encoding ABC transporter substrate-binding protein has translation MVNANHGSGGDADSNGLTRRQWLALGSSAAISGLAGCGGNNPDEDVTLSNNPSGENTGGEGSPVTTELNIRAPVSWQPSQANINPFTDTKNTEFWMDYIWWESPVYPNANGKPIYWLADTIELKGGGCEVHLKLKENYTWWDGTPVTAQDLHTAQRIDDYRVNMGPDQTDDSWEVVDEYTLKNVLSGPANPSLQKSAYLSPVVKHDYFKSWLQKYEDAGGENAIKRVTKELQEHTITLEDLTEKGLGCGMWKPTQLSPTKAVHEKYEDHPRAGWTNLKTFNWHLISEKQKAIQALNTGKLDMGDKTITQAQSNDRVEVFNRFGTSSIVKLSMNWNNEHLARRSVRRAIAYLLDYEELVKVIKTTQGLNYKPRPTVTGMSTKAANQWVGESFQNRLINYGSKSRPEKAKQVLENDGYSKSGGVWAGPNGNRVNGLTYLTPPWNIYETIGNYVSPKLDKFGFKNKLIIPSSSGFWKRWTDTHDFDMVNWFSGTDHPANAYTTVGVSGIGKYDEIAATSKKDGGGCKVNRTAPELEKPRSNKLNHPIRPKFPKQVGTVGNGGSKQTLFPVKWGNIMSQTQSEDEVKKFAKKLMWYTNWQVPHIGFYDETRAFWGNTDKFDFPTDKVDGHSNAEATKQEHFANSMEYFAKGHISAKTK, from the coding sequence ATGGTTAACGCTAACCACGGTTCCGGTGGCGACGCGGATAGCAACGGGCTAACACGGAGACAATGGCTCGCGCTCGGCAGTAGCGCAGCAATTTCCGGGTTGGCCGGCTGCGGAGGTAACAACCCGGACGAAGACGTGACGCTGAGTAACAATCCGTCGGGTGAGAACACCGGCGGGGAGGGCTCCCCTGTGACGACCGAACTCAACATTCGCGCGCCAGTCAGTTGGCAACCGAGTCAAGCGAACATCAACCCATTCACGGACACCAAAAACACCGAATTCTGGATGGACTACATCTGGTGGGAGTCGCCGGTGTACCCGAACGCGAACGGAAAACCGATATACTGGCTCGCGGACACCATCGAACTCAAAGGTGGCGGCTGTGAAGTCCACCTCAAACTCAAGGAGAACTACACGTGGTGGGACGGGACGCCGGTCACCGCACAGGACCTCCACACCGCCCAACGCATCGACGACTACCGGGTCAACATGGGGCCTGACCAGACTGACGACAGCTGGGAAGTCGTGGATGAATACACCCTGAAAAACGTTCTCTCCGGGCCCGCAAACCCGTCGCTGCAAAAATCGGCGTACCTCTCGCCGGTCGTCAAACACGACTACTTCAAGTCGTGGCTCCAGAAGTACGAGGACGCGGGCGGCGAAAACGCCATCAAGAGGGTGACCAAGGAACTGCAAGAGCACACGATAACGCTGGAAGACCTCACCGAGAAGGGGCTCGGGTGCGGGATGTGGAAACCGACCCAGCTCTCGCCGACGAAGGCGGTTCACGAGAAGTACGAAGACCATCCGCGCGCCGGGTGGACGAACCTGAAGACGTTCAACTGGCACCTCATCTCCGAGAAACAGAAGGCAATACAGGCGCTCAACACCGGGAAGCTGGACATGGGCGACAAAACCATCACGCAGGCCCAGTCCAACGACCGGGTCGAGGTGTTCAACCGTTTCGGCACCTCCAGCATCGTGAAGCTATCGATGAACTGGAACAACGAGCATCTCGCACGTCGCTCGGTGCGTCGCGCAATCGCGTACCTGTTGGACTACGAAGAGCTGGTCAAAGTCATCAAGACTACGCAGGGGCTAAACTACAAACCCCGACCGACCGTCACCGGAATGTCCACGAAGGCGGCCAACCAATGGGTGGGCGAGAGTTTCCAGAACCGGCTCATCAACTACGGGTCGAAATCGAGGCCTGAGAAAGCCAAACAGGTGCTCGAAAACGACGGCTACTCGAAGAGCGGCGGCGTCTGGGCGGGGCCGAACGGTAACAGGGTCAATGGACTCACCTACTTGACACCGCCGTGGAACATCTATGAAACCATCGGGAACTACGTGAGCCCGAAACTCGACAAGTTCGGATTCAAGAACAAACTCATCATCCCGTCGTCCAGTGGGTTCTGGAAACGCTGGACCGACACCCACGATTTCGACATGGTCAACTGGTTCTCGGGGACTGACCATCCCGCGAACGCGTATACCACGGTCGGCGTGAGCGGCATCGGCAAGTACGACGAGATAGCGGCCACCTCGAAGAAGGATGGCGGCGGCTGTAAAGTGAACCGCACGGCACCCGAACTCGAGAAACCGCGGAGCAACAAGCTCAACCACCCCATCCGACCGAAGTTCCCGAAGCAAGTCGGCACGGTGGGCAACGGCGGGTCGAAACAGACGCTGTTCCCGGTCAAGTGGGGGAACATCATGTCGCAGACCCAGTCCGAGGACGAGGTCAAGAAGTTCGCAAAGAAGCTCATGTGGTACACGAACTGGCAGGTACCACATATCGGCTTCTACGACGAGACGAGAGCGTTCTGGGGCAACACGGACAAGTTCGACTTTCCCACCGACAAAGTGGACGGCCATTCGAACGCCGAGGCGACCAAACAGGAACACTTCGCGAACTCGATGGAGTACTTCGCGAAAGGCCACATCAGTGCGAAGACGAAGTAG
- a CDS encoding anhydro-N-acetylmuramic acid kinase codes for MNNDDTEDVGVDAHPNERVVIGLMSGTSLDGVDAACCRIRRDGDGPRGYDVAVESFVTHPYDAAFRERIAAVCGESGTVAEVCELNVALGAVFAAAAEDAADAADRAVADIDLIGSHGQTVRHVPEPQSLPVDDGRLRSTLQIGDGSVIAERTGVPTVADFRTADIAAGGHGAPLVPFADVALLAATDRFRVAQNVGGIANCTALPPDSNRGDVRAFDTGPGNMVIDGAVELLTDGERTYDKDGHLARAGTIEETVLNECLRGEYFRAEPPKSTGRERFGRAYARDFLAACRARNCGDEDVVATATALTAHSIADAYRRFLPRMPDEVVISGGGAYNPTLVEMLDDAVDADVRTVEEYGIGADAKEAVAFALLAAAAMDGVPNNVPSATGASRPIVMGKRCPPT; via the coding sequence ATGAACAACGATGACACTGAGGACGTCGGAGTTGACGCTCACCCGAACGAGCGCGTCGTCATCGGTCTCATGTCGGGGACGTCGCTCGACGGCGTGGACGCCGCTTGCTGTCGAATCCGGCGAGACGGTGACGGTCCACGCGGTTACGACGTGGCCGTTGAGTCGTTCGTCACGCATCCATACGACGCCGCATTCCGAGAGCGCATCGCGGCCGTCTGCGGCGAGTCCGGAACCGTCGCGGAAGTGTGTGAGTTGAACGTCGCCCTCGGCGCGGTGTTCGCTGCCGCCGCCGAGGACGCTGCCGATGCCGCCGACCGCGCGGTCGCGGACATCGACCTCATCGGCTCGCACGGCCAAACCGTCCGACACGTTCCGGAACCGCAGTCACTCCCCGTCGATGACGGCCGGTTGCGCTCGACGCTGCAAATCGGTGACGGCAGCGTCATCGCCGAACGAACCGGCGTGCCGACGGTGGCGGATTTCCGAACGGCAGATATCGCGGCCGGCGGACACGGTGCGCCGCTCGTTCCGTTCGCCGACGTGGCGTTGCTCGCTGCCACCGACCGGTTTCGAGTCGCTCAGAACGTCGGCGGTATCGCCAACTGCACGGCCCTCCCCCCGGATTCGAACCGCGGGGATGTGCGCGCCTTCGACACGGGACCGGGGAACATGGTCATCGATGGCGCCGTGGAACTGCTCACCGACGGCGAACGAACGTACGACAAGGACGGTCACCTCGCTCGTGCGGGAACCATCGAAGAAACCGTACTCAACGAATGCCTGCGTGGGGAGTACTTCCGCGCCGAACCGCCGAAATCGACCGGGCGCGAGCGGTTCGGTCGTGCGTACGCTCGTGATTTTCTGGCGGCGTGTCGTGCGCGAAACTGCGGCGACGAAGACGTGGTCGCCACCGCAACCGCGCTGACGGCACACTCGATAGCGGACGCCTACCGGCGGTTCCTCCCGCGGATGCCCGACGAAGTCGTTATCTCCGGCGGCGGTGCGTACAACCCGACGCTGGTCGAGATGCTCGACGACGCGGTGGACGCCGACGTTCGAACCGTCGAAGAGTACGGTATCGGTGCCGACGCCAAGGAGGCGGTAGCGTTTGCGCTGCTCGCCGCCGCCGCGATGGATGGCGTTCCGAACAACGTTCCCAGCGCCACCGGCGCGTCCCGCCCCATCGTCATGGGGAAACGCTGTCCCCCGACCTGA
- a CDS encoding exo-beta-N-acetylmuramidase NamZ family protein, translating into MVRLGVERLLDERADVVEGDRLGLITNPSGTDSNLTPTIDLLNDRDAFDLRKLFGPEHGIRGDVQAGVKVDDSTDDRTGLPVKSLYGEQRRLRPEMLADIDTVVYDMQDVGCRFYTLIYTLAYALEGTAEADKRIVVLDRPNPISPLPVTGNRIGEENSSFVGGYELPIVHGLTIGELATYLNEEFDIGARLDVVEMRDWSRSDWFSDTGLPWVYPSPNMPTPGTATLYPGMCFFEGTNLSEGRGTTKPFELVGAPWIDADAWATELSEQGLDGVAFRPAYFSPTFSKHERENVTGVQVHVLDRDTVNPVTVGLTVLASAFMADDRCEWIEYDDGFFVDKLAGGSYLRETIDDADTASEPRDIAAEITEHWEDDLAEFADVRGNYRRY; encoded by the coding sequence ATGGTTCGACTGGGCGTAGAACGATTACTGGACGAGCGGGCCGACGTGGTCGAGGGCGACCGACTTGGTCTCATCACGAACCCGTCGGGGACTGACAGCAATCTCACCCCGACTATCGACCTGCTCAACGACCGCGACGCATTCGACCTCCGGAAGCTGTTCGGACCGGAACACGGTATCAGGGGCGATGTGCAGGCAGGCGTAAAAGTCGACGACAGCACCGATGACCGAACCGGACTTCCGGTCAAGAGCCTCTACGGCGAACAGCGGAGACTCAGACCCGAGATGCTCGCGGACATCGACACCGTCGTCTACGACATGCAGGACGTGGGTTGTCGGTTCTACACGCTCATCTACACGCTGGCGTACGCCCTCGAAGGGACTGCCGAGGCCGACAAACGCATCGTCGTCCTCGACCGCCCGAATCCCATCTCGCCGCTACCGGTTACCGGCAACCGAATCGGCGAGGAGAACTCCTCGTTCGTCGGCGGCTACGAACTCCCCATCGTCCACGGGTTGACCATCGGCGAGTTGGCGACGTACCTCAACGAGGAATTCGATATCGGTGCGCGTCTCGATGTCGTCGAGATGCGCGACTGGTCGCGGTCGGACTGGTTCTCGGACACCGGCCTCCCGTGGGTGTACCCGTCACCGAACATGCCGACCCCGGGAACGGCGACGCTGTACCCCGGTATGTGTTTCTTCGAAGGTACGAACCTCTCGGAAGGCCGCGGAACGACCAAACCGTTCGAACTCGTCGGTGCGCCGTGGATCGATGCCGACGCGTGGGCGACGGAGCTGTCGGAACAGGGACTTGACGGGGTCGCGTTCCGTCCAGCGTACTTCTCGCCGACATTCTCGAAACACGAACGAGAGAACGTCACCGGCGTGCAAGTCCACGTCCTTGACCGCGACACCGTCAACCCCGTGACGGTCGGCCTCACGGTTCTGGCGTCCGCGTTCATGGCCGACGACCGGTGCGAGTGGATAGAGTACGACGACGGTTTCTTCGTCGATAAACTGGCGGGGGGGAGCTATCTCCGCGAGACGATAGACGACGCAGACACCGCGAGCGAGCCGCGGGACATCGCAGCGGAGATTACAGAGCACTGGGAAGACGACCTTGCCGAGTTCGCCGACGTGCGAGGGAATTATCGTCGATACTGA
- a CDS encoding GNAT family N-acetyltransferase: MNFEVRRLTDHGAVCAGIDCWNRTYPDFSLPNRLVAQNIFAPFDGLDVTAWGAFSENTLVGVVVGKRLVEQIPDYDGSEQGWVSLFAVDSTVEDAAVADELVETVERTMANRGVSNLRVGGDPGQFLPGLPTAFTDLRETLTNHGFESRGTVHDLRGDIAAFDAPERITRVGESWPNLTVERVGADVDPLYSFLADQFPGRWRYEAENVCRVPGGGDDYWLLRHDGESVGFARTNTPDGGYRGANVNWAARLNGATCGIGPLGVHESYRGRSWGLWMIASIVERYRDAGYERMSIDWTGLLEYYRKLGFEPWIEYETLTKELET; this comes from the coding sequence ATGAACTTCGAGGTTCGCCGACTCACCGACCACGGCGCAGTCTGTGCCGGTATCGACTGCTGGAATCGAACGTATCCGGATTTTTCGCTTCCGAACCGATTGGTGGCCCAGAACATCTTCGCCCCCTTCGACGGTCTCGACGTGACGGCATGGGGAGCGTTCTCGGAAAACACGCTCGTCGGCGTCGTGGTCGGAAAACGACTCGTGGAGCAGATTCCCGACTACGACGGTTCCGAACAGGGATGGGTGAGCCTGTTCGCCGTCGATTCGACGGTCGAAGACGCTGCCGTCGCGGACGAACTGGTCGAAACGGTCGAACGAACCATGGCCAACCGAGGCGTCTCGAACCTTCGCGTCGGCGGCGATCCCGGCCAGTTCCTCCCCGGACTTCCCACCGCGTTCACCGACCTCCGTGAGACGCTCACCAACCACGGCTTCGAATCACGCGGCACCGTCCACGACCTACGGGGCGACATCGCGGCATTCGACGCCCCAGAGCGCATCACCCGGGTCGGCGAGTCCTGGCCCAACCTGACCGTCGAGCGGGTCGGCGCGGACGTTGACCCACTCTATTCGTTCCTCGCCGACCAGTTCCCCGGTCGGTGGCGGTACGAGGCCGAGAACGTCTGTCGAGTTCCGGGCGGTGGCGACGACTACTGGCTGCTTCGTCACGACGGCGAGTCGGTCGGGTTCGCTCGGACGAACACGCCGGACGGCGGATACCGCGGCGCGAACGTCAACTGGGCGGCCCGCCTCAACGGTGCGACCTGCGGTATCGGCCCCCTCGGCGTCCACGAATCCTATCGCGGTCGTAGCTGGGGGCTTTGGATGATCGCCTCCATCGTCGAACGCTACCGCGACGCCGGATACGAACGGATGAGCATCGACTGGACGGGACTGCTGGAGTACTATCGGAAACTCGGCTTCGAGCCATGGATCGAGTACGAGACGCTCACGAAGGAGTTAGAGACATGA
- a CDS encoding HAD family hydrolase — MTYDALLFDMDGVLLDFPPEHPEVYRRAVASTFEEFGVEPADADLDAFISGATVEDMRRACAEHDIEFETFWPKRERNASRLQCAMMDSGERRLYDDCRVLSKLADTHDMGVVSSNQHATVEYLLTRFGFEDSFDAVYGRIPTVDGFRRTKPATYYLERAMADLDGANGLYIGDSACDVVAAHSAGLDSVFIRRSHREGYALPEAPTHEVSSLADLHDLSGVVSDPSA, encoded by the coding sequence ATGACGTACGACGCGCTCTTATTCGACATGGACGGCGTGTTGCTGGACTTCCCCCCTGAACACCCCGAAGTCTATCGGCGAGCAGTCGCGAGCACCTTCGAGGAGTTCGGCGTCGAGCCCGCGGACGCCGACCTCGACGCGTTCATCTCGGGCGCGACGGTCGAGGACATGCGACGAGCGTGTGCCGAACACGACATCGAATTCGAGACGTTCTGGCCGAAGCGCGAGCGCAACGCGTCGCGCCTCCAGTGTGCCATGATGGACAGCGGCGAGCGTCGCCTGTACGACGATTGTCGCGTTCTTTCCAAACTCGCCGACACCCACGATATGGGCGTCGTCAGCAGCAACCAGCATGCGACCGTCGAATACCTCTTGACGCGTTTCGGCTTCGAAGACTCCTTCGACGCAGTGTACGGACGAATCCCGACGGTGGACGGATTCCGACGAACCAAACCGGCCACCTACTACCTCGAACGAGCGATGGCCGACCTCGACGGGGCGAACGGCCTGTACATCGGTGACAGCGCCTGCGACGTCGTCGCCGCACACAGTGCCGGACTCGACTCAGTATTCATCCGTCGGTCGCATCGTGAGGGCTACGCCCTCCCCGAAGCCCCCACGCACGAAGTGTCGTCGCTCGCAGACCTCCACGATCTATCCGGTGTCGTTTCTGACCCGTCCGCGTAG
- a CDS encoding serine hydrolase domain-containing protein, with product MQKTDDTLDAFLTRGLDETVYPGAVAAVGTADGIDRVATTGRRDPERDDAMTRTTVFDAASLTKPVVTATTALSLVESGVVALSDELRRYFPELEGHRRGEIRLLELLTHSSGLQPYAFSKSWESPADVFDGLRDRSLLEAEPGTRYEYSCLNFVYLAEALRRATDRSLADLAETHVFDPVGMDASCLGPTDEANLAATYCHDHRDRTLRGEVHDPLGWAMDGHSGNAGLFTTVDDLAAFARSYLVADGTILSAATVERLQDDWLPDCADRHSLGWRLADGTYPAPNWSRRGLGHTGYTGTSLWLDHDRDRFAVLLTNQVYNGKDTGLIRFRERFHAMVAAGRFD from the coding sequence ATGCAAAAAACGGACGACACACTCGACGCGTTTCTGACGCGGGGTCTCGATGAGACCGTCTATCCCGGTGCCGTAGCCGCGGTCGGCACCGCCGACGGTATCGACCGAGTCGCCACCACCGGCCGGAGAGACCCCGAGCGCGACGACGCGATGACCCGTACCACGGTCTTCGACGCCGCCTCGCTTACGAAACCGGTCGTAACGGCGACGACTGCGCTCTCACTCGTCGAATCGGGCGTCGTCGCCCTCTCGGACGAACTTCGTCGCTACTTCCCCGAATTAGAAGGCCACCGACGCGGCGAGATTCGATTGCTCGAACTGCTCACGCACAGTTCGGGCCTGCAACCGTACGCCTTCTCGAAATCGTGGGAGTCGCCAGCCGACGTGTTTGACGGCCTCCGCGACCGCTCGCTTCTCGAAGCCGAACCCGGTACCCGATACGAGTACAGTTGTCTCAACTTCGTTTATCTGGCCGAGGCACTCAGACGCGCCACCGACCGGTCGCTCGCCGATCTCGCCGAGACCCACGTCTTTGACCCGGTCGGGATGGACGCTTCGTGCCTCGGGCCGACCGACGAGGCGAATCTCGCGGCGACCTACTGTCACGACCATCGAGACCGCACGTTGCGGGGCGAGGTTCACGACCCGCTGGGGTGGGCGATGGACGGCCACAGCGGGAACGCCGGCCTGTTCACGACGGTTGACGACCTCGCGGCGTTCGCACGAAGCTACCTCGTCGCGGACGGAACAATCCTCTCGGCGGCAACCGTCGAGCGGTTGCAAGACGACTGGCTGCCGGACTGCGCCGACCGCCACAGCCTCGGCTGGCGACTCGCCGATGGAACCTATCCCGCTCCGAACTGGTCGCGTCGTGGACTCGGCCACACCGGCTACACCGGTACGTCGCTGTGGCTTGACCACGACCGCGACCGGTTCGCCGTGCTCCTCACCAATCAAGTCTACAACGGGAAGGACACAGGACTCATCCGATTTCGCGAGCGGTTCCACGCGATGGTCGCCGCCGGACGCTTCGATTGA
- a CDS encoding ABC transporter permease, with translation MYYVKRIGQSVLVFFIALTVTFALYRLLPFGPVEMVKVSLMQQMLEQGQSPSPAQMENINAMVETYTGIDPSVPWYVSYYEYLYNIVVYQDFGRSIFKNRPVFDILFEAMPWSLFISIYGLAFGTTISLLFGAVMAYNEGGKFDTGMTFISIANSTIPYYVVAILTLIVFSFNLGWFPSGGRMDPSTTPGLNLPFIVGVVKHAALPIFSAFIAGFGGALAFRGNCIREMGEGYIRVAQLRGISQGRIAIRYVGRNALLPIYTSIMMGVAGIFGSGIILETIFNYPAMGMVTFNALMNRDYPLIMGAFIFFTAITLLGILIADLTYGVIDPRVKGGSNRESY, from the coding sequence ATGTATTACGTGAAGCGGATCGGCCAATCAGTGCTGGTGTTTTTCATCGCATTGACCGTAACGTTCGCGCTCTACCGGCTGTTGCCGTTCGGCCCGGTCGAGATGGTGAAGGTCAGCCTGATGCAACAGATGCTCGAACAGGGCCAGTCTCCGTCGCCCGCCCAGATGGAGAATATCAACGCGATGGTCGAGACGTACACCGGTATCGACCCGTCGGTTCCGTGGTACGTCTCCTACTACGAGTACCTCTACAACATCGTCGTCTACCAGGATTTCGGCCGGTCGATATTCAAGAATCGACCCGTGTTCGACATCCTCTTCGAGGCGATGCCGTGGTCTCTATTCATCAGCATCTACGGTCTCGCATTCGGGACGACCATCAGCCTGCTGTTCGGCGCGGTTATGGCGTACAACGAGGGTGGCAAGTTCGACACCGGGATGACGTTCATCTCTATCGCCAACAGCACCATCCCCTACTACGTCGTCGCGATTCTCACCCTCATCGTCTTCTCGTTCAACCTGGGGTGGTTCCCGAGCGGCGGACGAATGGATCCATCGACGACGCCCGGCCTCAATCTGCCGTTCATCGTCGGCGTCGTCAAACATGCCGCACTCCCGATTTTCTCGGCGTTCATCGCCGGTTTCGGGGGTGCGCTTGCGTTCCGCGGCAACTGCATCCGCGAGATGGGGGAAGGATACATCCGTGTCGCACAACTGCGCGGCATCAGCCAAGGCCGAATCGCGATTCGGTACGTCGGCCGAAACGCCTTGTTGCCCATCTATACGAGCATCATGATGGGCGTGGCGGGCATCTTCGGGAGCGGCATCATCCTCGAAACGATATTCAACTACCCGGCGATGGGAATGGTGACGTTCAATGCGTTGATGAACCGTGATTACCCACTCATCATGGGGGCGTTTATCTTCTTCACCGCGATAACGCTCCTCGGAATCCTCATCGCTGACCTCACCTACGGCGTCATCGACCCCCGTGTCAAAGGAGGGAGCAACCGTGAATCCTACTGA